In Magnetococcales bacterium, the sequence GTTGCGGGAGAAAATGGGCCGAAAATCCCGCGAGACGGTGCTGCCCCTGAGCTTTGCCGCCATGGGGGAGAAGTTGCTGGCGCTGTATGAGGAGTTGCTTTCCAGGTAAAGCAGATGAGAGATGAATCAGCTTCCTTTCAATATTTATCCTTTAAAATATCAAAAAAAGAAAATGTTCTATCTTTTGACTTTTGCTTTGTTTACAATTCTTCTGTTAACGTACATCGCCAAAAGTTTTTAAGCTTGCTGGATAGCAGTCCATCACTCAGGCGGCCTCCACGCTCACGACCACCCGTCGTCCCATGGCGGCCAGCGCCATTTCAATCTGGTCGAGGCGGGAGGCGTGGCGCAGGTCCAGCAGTCGATCCACCTGGGGCAGGTGCCAGTGCAGTCGTTTGGCCAGTTCCGTCCTGTGTACCCCATCCTCCTGCATGGCTTGATGAAGGGCCAGTTTGGCGCAGATCAGGGCGTCGGGGCAGACCGTGGGGCGGCCATTGGCGGGTGAGGGCAAAGGGATCGCTCTCCGGGTGTCGATATACATCTCCAGGGCGGTTTCCAGGGCATCCTTGGCTCGCATGAGGGATTCGTCCCGGTCTTCTCCCTGGGTGATGGCGGGAGGAAGGTCCGGGAAGGTGACGACAAACCCCCCTTCTTCGGCGGGAGTGAGTTCGATGGCGTAATCCCACATCAGGCAGACTCCTGTTTCAGACCAAGCTGCTTTTTGATGGCCTCGACGGTACCCTTCTTCAATTCAGCGGAATGCATCGGCAATATCGACATCCGGCCATTCAGATAGACCCGGAGATGGCTTCCGCGTCCGGGTGCGAAGGTTGCCCCTTGCTGTGCCAGCCAGCGTTTGAATTCGTTGCTGTTCATGCTATGAAAATCTAACGGAATTATTGCTTGCGGTCAACCGTTCTGTTATGTTTTTCCCGGAGGGTATGGTTGGGGTGCGAAAGCCCTGCGGCAGAAGGCGTGATATTTTCGAGAACGTCGTGGAGACGGTCATGGCACAGCTTCGGATTCGAAATATGGATGAAGAAGTGGTTCGGAGGCTGGAACACGCAGCCTCCCTTCGGGGTATTCCCATGGAGAGACCTGTACGGGAAATCCTTGTCGCGAAGGAGTTCCCCTCCAAGGCCGAGCTGGTGGCACAAGCCAATGCCATCGCCGCCATGTCGCCCTGGTCGCCGAAGGGCTTGCCTACGTCGTCGGAGGTACTGATTCGCCAGGATCGGGACGGGTGTGACGATCCCTATCGTTGATACCAATGTGGTCAGCAAGTGGCATCTTGAAGAGGAAGAGCGGGAGGCTGCCATGCCCATTGCGGGCGGCGGTGAGGTGGTGTTGGCACTGGATTTGTTGGCGGCTGAGGTTGGCGATGTGTTAAAAATGTCGAGGAGGTATTGCTCCAAAACAGATGTTCAAGTCCGGGCAGCGTGATCAGGATCATCTCACGTTAGAAGTCGAAAGAAATGACTCACATTGAATGAGCTAGATTTCGGTTAATTCGTAGTTTGATGGCGAGGTATACATGAATCTCCTGGAACTCCCTAACGAAACATTAGTCTATATTTCTATTATTGTTAGCATGTTTGTCTTGTTTGTCTTTTTCTTTAACTCAAAAACGGCAGCGCGTGCCCCATCGATTCTAACAACAATGGGAATATTTTTTACCTTTCTTGGTATTGCCAAAGGGTTATTTTACTTTGATGCAAAAAATATTCAAAGCAGTGTTCCTGCGCTACTGGATGGGTTGCGGACTGCATTTTGGGCATCCGTGTTTGGTGTTGGGTCTGCACTGTTGATTAAAATGCGAGAGCTTATTTGGGGAATCCCAGTTCACAAAGGGGAGATTATCCGTTCCCAAGGAGCGACTATTGACGATCTGGCTGTCCATCTTATTGCTCTGCGTCAGGCACTAATTGGCACTGACGACTCAACTCTCATCACTCAACTCAAATTGGGGCGCCAGGAGAGCAACGATCGTCTTGATAGCGTAAAGCGCGTTATGGAAGAATTTACCCGCACTATGGCAGACAATAACTCCAAAGCCCTCATCGAGGCCTTGGAACAGGTCATGCGTGATTTCAATACCAAGATCAACGAGCAGTTTGGTGAGAATTTCAAGAAACTCAATTCGGCAGTAGGTGATATTTTGATTTGGCAAGAACGCTATCGTGCTCAAATGGGTGAGATGATCGTTCAGCAGGAACGCAACACAAAATCGCTGGAGCAGGCCTCTCTGAAGTTTGAAAATTTGGTCAGCCATGCCGAGCAATATACCCGAACTGCGCAGGATTTGGCTAATCTCCTGCAAGCCATCGAAATCCAGCGGAAGTCGTTGGAGGAAGGTATGACCTCCTTGGGCCAGTTATTCATCACGGCCTCCAGGAGCTTGCCCGAGATCGAAACTCGCATCGTCGATTTCGCTGCTCAGATAGCCCGATCAACCCAGAAGGCCAACGAAGATATGGCCATTGCCGCTCGTTCGAGCATGGAAAACATGCGGACTTCTGTGGAGAAGGTGATCAATAGTTCTGCTGCCCAGTTGGAGAAGTTGGAAAAGGCACTCTTGGAGGTCGAGAACACTGTTCTCAAATGTGTTCATCAAGTAAAAGAGGGGTCCACCCAGGCCAACGAGATGATGGGGCGCAGTGTGCAGGAAAGCGCCCAAGCCATCAAGAAATCACTTGCAGAAGGTCAGGATGTGATGTCTGAAGGAATACGTGCTACCAATGAGAAATTTAATAGTCAGGTCCAGGAGATGATCAATAAATCCGGGCAGCAGGTTGCTACCTTGGATTTGGCTTTAGAGAAGGAGTTGACGAAATCTCTGGAGTCGCTAGGTAAGCAACTTACTGCTCTTTCCCAGCAGTTTGTGAGAGACTATGAACCGCTAGTAGCAGCCTTGCGCGAAATCACAAACGCCGTGAGACAGAGTTAGCTTACCCATGGACAAGCCCAATCTGACATCAGAGCAGGATGACCACTGGATACCGCTCAGCGACTTGATGACGGGCCTAATGATGTTCTTTATGTTGCTTGCCGTGTCCTTCATGGTAAAAGTAGAGGCTGATTCAGACAAAATAAAACGAGTTGCTATTCTCTATGATCAGCTTCGCTCGGACCTCTATAATGATCTGGATAGCGAATTCCGGAAGGATCTGGGGCGCTGGGGAGCCGAATTGGATGCGGATTTGACCGTTCGCTTCAAGGAGCCAGAGGTTTTGTTCGATATTGGTTCTGCGATACTCAAGCCCAGGTTTACGATTATTCTCAACGAGTTCTTCCCTCGTTATGTTTCTATCCTGTCCTCTGATAAGTATCGTAACTCAATTACCGAAATACGGGTGGAGGGGCATACGTCCAGTTCTTGGGGTCAGGATAGTGCAACGGATTATGCCTATTTTAAAAATATGGAGCTATCCCAATCCCGCACCAGATCGACTCTTCAGTATATTCTTCAGTTGCCGGACGCGCTAAAAGAGCAGGATTGGTTGCGCCGGCACTTGACAGCAAATGGGCTCTCCTCCTCGAAGTTGATTATCGGATCTGACGGCAAAGAGAATTCCCTCCGCTCCCAACGTGTTGAGTTCAAGATTCGTACTGATGCCGATGCTCGTATCGCATCTATTTTGGAGGTGTCACGGTGAAACTGCCTGATTTCATTCAAGATGATGCTCTCAACGGGCTGCGCAAAAAGATGGGAGCACCTTTGGGCGACTTTAGCTTGATAGCCGAAAAGGGATTCGTCTTGACTTGCGATGAGATTATTCGTCTGACGACTCAAGGTATCGAAATACCAATATCAGAGGTAAAAGTTCTGCCAGATGGTACGATAGCCTACAAAAATAGTAGAATAATTATTTATATTCGTGATATCGTTAGTTTCAATAATAACAATCGTGGATTGCCGAAATTTCACATTGCAAACTGCGACACGCTGGAAAAAATGAGGTCCAATGATCGATTTGAACGGTATGTGGTTTCTACCAGAGAAGATGGTTTGTTTGTCATTAATGTAGTGCAGTCGAATGGAATGCCCATTCACCGGGAAGAACGGCTTTTGGTTTGCCAGAATTGCTTAACGCGATTGAACTGGGAAAGATTCGGATTTGGAATGAATAAAGCTGCACGCCTCGACTTTGTAAGGCGTTTCAGTATAGCGAAGTTCTTTGAACGCTATAAAAAGACATTCATATTAGATACTCCTGCGAGTACGGACAAAGACGCTCCGATCAACAATTACCCTAATGATTTTTATGATATTGCTGAAAGAATAAAAAGGGTCAGAGGGTACTGCTGTGAAAAGTGTAAAATTAATTTAATAAAACACCAAAGGTATTTGCATGCTCATCACAAAAATGGGCAAAAAAATGATTCGCGTCCCGAGAACATCGCTGTCTTGTGTGTTGCCTGTCATGCAGAGGAATTTGGGCATGCTCATATTAAGAATGCTCCTTATTATAACGATTTCTTAATAATGCGCGAATCCAAACCAATGAAAAAAATTGCCCCCATATCATCTGGAAATGGTAATTCACCTGCTCTCGTGCAATCTGCCAAGTTTGTTGGTTGGGAAAGAGCTGCTCGGGAAATAGCTAATACCCACGGATTGTCAGTTGAGGATTCTAGGGGTGCCGGTGGTAATTTCTGGGTTTATTTAAATTCTTCCGATCATCCAGCTTCAGATAATCTTAAAAGTATTGGGTTTAGCTACTCAGAAAAGCGTGAAGGGTTCTGGCGTAAGGAATAGGTATAGCCAAAGGTACTGAAGCATAATCCCAGACGGCGAAATCGGAAGTTCCCGCCAAACCGAGGCCCAGCAGGTGGTCGGCTCTGTGTCCAAGACTGGAGAGCAGACTGGCCAGGGTTACAGGCAGTTGAGTATCCACCAGAAAATACACCTCACGCCACGCTCAGAATGGGATAGTCAATCTGCCGGGTGGCGTATTCCAGGGCGGCAACGATATCCTCCGCTTCCAGATAGGGATAATCCGCCAGGATCTCCTCGGCGGACATGCCGGAGGCCAGCATCTCCAGAATATCCTTGACTCGTATCCGCAGGCCCCGAAGGCACGGACGCCCGCCGCATTGCCCCGGATCGGCGGTGATGCGATGCAATGGGCTCATGAGTCACCCTCTCGTTTGGCGTTCCATTCCCGCTCCAACACCTTGGCATACTTCACAAAGGTATTCAAGCAGCCCAGGCCGATGTGGATCAGGCCGGGGATGCCGTCGCGCAGTCCCTGGCGCAACAGGGCGAACTTGATGAAACGCACCAGCGGACTCAGCAGCAGATGATGCCAGCGGCAGCGGAAGCCCTTTTCAAAGAGAATCCCCGCCTGCAGGCTGGTGTAGCGGTTCTGTTTGTCCAGGTAGGTGGCGATGCCCTGTTCCGATTCGTGCAGCAGATCCCCCTTCAATACGCCGACGGCAACCCCGGCCTCGGGTTGCACGAACTCGTGTACCGGGTGGCTGGTCCACTGGGCCTTTTGGCGATGGAACAGACGCAGATTGTAGTCGGGATACCCCTCGCCGTGATAAAGCCAGCGCCCCAGAAAACGGTTGCGGCGCGGGAAGCGGTAGGCCTGGAAACGGGGATTGTCCAGGGCGTCGAGGATGGCCCGACGCAACTCGGGGGAGACCCGTTCGTCGCTGTCGAGACACAACACCCAATCGTGGCGGGCCAGGCTCACGGCCAAGTGTTTCTGGGGACCGAAACCCAGCCAGGGGTGTTGCTCCACCCGACAGCCGAAACGCTGCGCGATCTCCAGGGTCGGATCCCGACTGCCGGAATCGACCAGGAGAATCTCATCGACGAAATCGAGGCTCTCCAGGCAGGGGGGCAATACCGTGGCAGCGTTTTGGCAGATGATGACCGCCGAAAGCGGGGGCCGGGTCATCGACAGACCCCCTTGAGGGCGCGCAATACCTGATCCGGCGAAACGGAGCGGAAACAGGGGGGATGCAGCGGACCCGAAACCGGCAGGGGACAGCGGCGCAACATGCACGGCGCGCAATCAAGGCTGGATTGGAGATGAATCTGGCGGTTTCCGGGCAGACCGGAGTAAGCCGGATTGGTGGCCCCGAACAGGGTGACCGCCGGAACCGAAAGGCAGGTGGCCAGATGAGCCAGACCCGAATCGAGGCCCACCACCCCCACCGCCCGGACCATCAGCGCCGCCAACTGGCCGACGGAGAGAGGCGGCAAAACCACCGCACCCGTTCCGGCGGCCTCCCGCAGGCGATGGGCCCGTGCCTCTTCTTCCGCATTGCCCCGTGGCAACAGCACCCGCCAACCCTCGACCGTACAGCGTCGGGCCAGTTCCCCCCAGAAGGGTTCCGGCCAGAGTTTGCTGCTCCAGGCGGTGCCGTGCAACAGCATCACGAAGGGCTGATCGACCGGCAGGGGCGCTTCGGGCAGACGATTGGCATCCAGGCCGAATACCGGGGGCGTCGCGGGGAGGGCATAGTCGCCCGCTCCGGCCAGAAGGCGTCGCAACCGCAGCACCACATGATCCTCTGCCCGACACGCCACCCGATGGCGGTAAAACGGCAATGCCAGCCGCTCCCGAACCCAGGATTCATCGGGGCCCCAGCGGTTAATGCCACGGGCCAGACGGGCCAGCAGCGCGCTCTTCAACAAGCCTTGGGCATCGACGATGCAATCAAAGGGCTCTTGCCGCAAAGCCTGCAAAAAGCGGGAGGGGGCGCCGTGGCGCAAACTTTCCCAGGGGGTGCGACGCCACTGGCGCAAGGGAATTTCCACCACCCGATCCACCCCCGGATGCCAGCGGGGGATATCGGCGTAGGCGGGTTCGCACAGCCAGGTGAGATGGGCATCGGGATGGGCCCGGCGAAAATCGCTGACTGCGGGCAGACAGTGCAGCAGATCCCCCATGGAGGAGATCTTGACCAGCAGCAGCCGCACCGTCAGGACTCCAGCAGACGCCGCACCCGGGGATGCAGCGGCAGGGGTGGGGTGGTGCGTTCCCGCAGCAAGGCCTCCACCGGATCCTTGCGGGTCAGATGGCGACCGTCGGGACGGGAGCGCCAGCGTCCGTGCAGCCAATTGTACTGTTCGGCGTATTCGACGATCCAGGGGGTGAAGGCCTCTTGAATGCGGGCGGTGAAGGCGTGTTCCTCCTCTTCACCCGCCTGTTTTTCGGGCGGCTCCAGAATTTCTCCCACCTTGAGACAGGCCTCTCCGGGGGCTTCGCGCACGCAGACCAGAGGGACCACCGGGGCTTGAAAACGCATGGCCAGCCGGGCGGGACCCGCAGGGCAGAGGGCGGGCACCCCCAGAAACGGGGCCACGATGCCGCCTTCGCGGGTGTTGATGTCCACCATCAGTCCCAGCACCTGCTTTTTCAACAAGGCCGTCACGATGGCGCGGGGTTCGCGCCGGGGAATCCAGGTGCAGCCGTAGGGTTGGCGCAGTTCCGTGAAGAGAGCCTCCGCCAGGGGATTGTTGGCGTGGCGATAGACCGTGGCCAAAGGCAGACCCAGGGTGGACCCCACATGGCGCAGCCCCGGTTCCCAACTGCCCAGATGCACGGCGCAGGCCACGACGCCCCGTCCACGGGCGTGGGCGGCCAGCAGATGCTCCGCGCCTTCGTCGCGAACCCGGATGTCGGTGACGCGCACCCCCTCCAGATGGCTCAGAAAGATGTTTTCCACCGCCAGCGCGGCCAGCCGGGAATAGCCCTCTCCGGTAAGACCGTTTCCGAAGATCAACTGCGGATTGGTCCTGGCCCAATGCCATTCCGAGCGCAGCAGCAGGGAACTGAGGCGGGCCAGGCGACGGGTGCGGGCGAAGGCCGACTCCAGGCTGCCCCGTTGCAGCCAGGCGATGGCGTTGGAGAGAAACAGCCCCTCCAGACGGTGGCGAAGGGTTGTCATGGCGCCTGCTCCATCACCTGTTCCGGGGTGATCTCCCGCAGACAGCGCAGATGTTGTTCCGGGCACCGGCGTTTGAAACAGGGGCTGCAGGGCAACTGCCGCCACAGGATGACGGCGTTATCGCTCAGGGGTGGGGTATGGCGGGGATCGGAGGAGCCGAAAAGGGCGATGACCCGACCGGGGAGCGCGGCGGCCACATGCATGAGACCGGAGTCGTTGCTGACGGTACAGTGGGCCAAAGAGAGCAGGCAGACCGCCTCGTCGAGGGTGGTGGTTCCGGCCAGGTTGACCGCGGGTAGACCGATCCCCGTGGCGATGTCCCGCCCCAGCGGTTCTTCCTTGGCGGAGCCGAAGATCAGGGGTTGCAGACCGCGCTCCACGGCCAGACGGCCAAAGGTGATCCAATGGTCCGTGGGCCACTGCTTGGCCGGGCCGTACTCCGCGCCGGGGCACAGGGCCAGAAGAGGGGAGTCCGCCCGAAGGGCGATGCCGAAGCGTTGCGCCACGCTTTCCGCAAGATCCCGCTCCACCTGCAGCCGGGGTTGGGGCAGGGGAGAGGGCAGCGGGTGAGCGGAGGGCAGGGCCAGGGCCACGAAGCGGTCGATGGTGCGGGGCAGACGTTTGGCATCCAGCAGACGCCAGTCGTTGAGCAGTCCCAGACGGGCCTCCCCCAGAAAGCCGCTGCGTTGCGGAATGGCCGCCACCCAGGGGGGAATGGCCGATTTGAAGGAGCGGGGCAGTACGATGGCGCGGCGATAGTGTTCCCCGGCCAGTTGTTGGCCCAATTGCCAGCGTTTGCGCAGTCCCGCTTCGCCGTGGGCCACCTCCAGGGGGTGAACGCGGCGAATCTCCGGCATGAAGCGCAACAGACCCAGGCTCCAGGGCGGGGCCACCACATCGATGGGTTCGTCGGCATCCTGCTGTTTCAATTGGCGGAACAGCCCCTGGGCCAGCATCATGTCGCCCACCCAGGAAGGTCCGACCACCACCACGCCTCGGGGCGCGGTCTGACCGAGGTCAGCCATCTTCTTTTTGCAAAACCTCGAAGTAGCGGTCGATGCCCTCTTCCAGACTCAGGAAGGGTTGGCTGTAACCCGTCTCCCGCAGGCGGCGCATGTCGGCCTGGGTGAAGTTCTGGTACTTCTCCCGCAGGCCGTCCGGCATGGGGACGTATTGGATGGCGCCCCGGCCCAGACGCCGGATCCAGTGGTTGGCGATGTCGTTGAAGGCGCGGGCCTGGCCGGTGCCGCAGTTGAAGACGCCCTGACGCGGTGCGCCACGGGCCAGAAAGAGGTTGACCGAGACCACGTCGTCCACATGGATGAAATCCCGCAGTTGGCCACCGTTTTCGTAACCGCCGCCGCCTTCGAAGAGTCGGGCTCCGGAGGTATCTTTCAATTGCCGGTAAAGCTGATAGACCTGGGAGGCCATGTGCCCCTTGTGGTGCCGCTCCCTCGGGCCGTAGACGTTGAAATAGCGCAAGCCCGCCACGGTGGAGGTGAGCCGGGGGAAATAACGCATCACGTAACGGTCGAAGGCCAGTTTGGAATAGCCGTAGACGTTGAGGGGGGCCTCGTTTTCCGGCTCTTCGGCAAAACGGGTGCTGGAGCCGTAGGTGGCGGCGCTGGAGGCGTAGACGAAGGGAATCTTGTGGTTGACCGCTTCGTGGAAGAGGATTTTGGAGTAGGTGAAGTTGTTGTCCATCATGTAGCGGCCATTGTACTCCATGGTGTTGGAGCAGGCCCCCTGGTGGAAAATCGCCTCGACGCGCATCCGCTCGAAGAGCTTGTTTTCCACCTTTTGGCGGAACTCCACCTTGTCCATGTAGTCGGCGTAGAAGAGATCCCGCAGATTGAGGAACTTGCTGGCGGTTTCCAGATTGTCCACCACCAGGATGTCGGTGATGCCTTCCCGGTTCAGGGCGGCGACGATGTTGGAGCCGATGAACCCGGCGCCTCCGGTGACGATGTACATGGTTTGGCTCTCCTCGATGTGCGCTATTCGGCGTCTTCCCGGATTTCGGCCACGATGCGGGAGGTGGAGCGCCCCGCCACCAGCGGCACCAGGGCCACCCGGCCCCCCCAGGATTTGACTTCGTTGCCGCCGACCACCTGGTCTTCCCGATAGTCCGCCCCCTTGGCGAGGAGGTCGGGTTCCAGGGCGCGGATCAGGGTCAAGGGGGTATCCTCGTCGAAGAGGATGACCAGATCCACGGCGGCCATGGCGGCCAGCACGCGGGCTCGGTCCTCTTCCCGGATGATGGGCCGCCGGGGGCCTTTCAGGCGGGAGACGGAGTTGTCGGTGTTGAGCCCAACCACCAGGCGGTGGCCCAGGTTGCGGGCCGCTTCCAGATAGGTGACGTGGCCGGCGTGCAACAGATCGAAGCAGCCGTTGGTGAAGACCACCGTCTCCTTGCGGGCTTTCCAGGCGGCGACCCGGCTGCGGGCCGTTTCCAGGGAGCAGATCTTGTCCGACTGGTCCAGGGCCTGGGCGGAGACCACGGCTTCCAGCAGTTCATGGGCGGCGATGGGGTAGGTGCCCACCTTGCCCACTACCACACCGGCGGCCAGATTGGCCAGGTTCAGGGCGTCCAGCCGGGGCAGACCGCAGGCCAGACAGGCCCCCAGAACCGCGATGACCGTATCCCCCGCGCCGGAGACATCGAAAACCTCCCGGGCCACGGCGGGCAGCCGGGTGGTGTGGGGACCGCCGTCCACCAGGGCGATGCCCAGTTCGCTCAGGGTCACGGCCAGGAAATCGACCCGAATGTGCTGCCGCAGGCCCTCTCCGGCCTGCAGCAGGTTGTCCAGGTCGCCGATGGGGGCGGGAATGGCGGTGGCCAGTTCCAGCCGGTTGGGACACAGCACCGTGGCGCCGCTGTATTTGACGAAATCGACGCCTTTGGGATCCACCAGAACCGGAATACCCAGCCGGCGTCCGGCGGAGATCACCGCCTGGCAGAGGCCGGGGGTCAGGACACCCTTGTTGTAGTCCGACAGAATGATGGCTCCCGGCGGATCGGCCTCCTCCAAACGGGCCAGAAGGTGTTCCGTCAGGGTTTGCACCGCCTCCGGGGGCGGGTGATCCGCCTCTTCCCGATCCAGGCGCAACATCTGTTGATGCCCCCCGATGATGCGGGTCTTGGTGCTGGTGGGGCGTTGCGGCAGGGCCAGGACGGAGCGGGTGTCGCAGCCCGCTTCCGTCAGCAGGGTGAGCAGACGCCGGCCGTCGGCATCCTCGCCCACCAGTCCGGCGATCAATGGACGCATACCCAGACGGGCCAGGTTGAGGACTACGTTGGCGGCCCCGCCGCAGCGGTCGCACTCCCGGTCCCAGCGCACCACCGGAACGGGGGCCTCCGGGGAGATGCGGCTGACCGAGCCCCAGATGTAGCGATCCAGCATCAAATCGCCCACTACCAGGATGGGTTTGCCGTCAAAGCGGTTTTCGATCAACTGCAGGATGGGAGTCCTATCGGTGAACATGGTTTTCTCCCGCCATCATGGCCTCTTCCACCCAGTCGCACAGGATGTGGCCGATGAGGATATGGGCCTCCTGGATGCGGGCGGTGGTGCGGCAGGGGATGGTCAGGCAGAGATCGGCGATCTCCTGCAGCCTGCCGCCGGCGTTTCCGGAAAAGGCTGCGGTGAAAGCCCCGATCTCCCGTGCCTGCAACAGGGCGTTGACCACGTTGGGACTGTTGCCGGAGGTGGAGATGCCCACCACCAGATCTTCGGGACGGCAGAGGGCTTCCACCTGGCGGGAAAAGAGTCGTTCGTAGCCGTAATCATTGCCGACGGCGGTCAGAATCGAGGTATCGGTGGTCAGGGCAATGGAGGGCAGCCCCTTGCGTTCCCGGGCGAAACGTCCCACCAGTTCGGCGGCCAGATGCTGGCTGTCGGCGGCGCTGCCGCCGTTGCCCATCCAGAGGATCTTGCCTCCGGCCTGCAGGCAGCGGGTCATGGCCTCGGCCAGTTGTTGAATCCGGGGCGCCAGGGGCACGAGGGCAGCCACGGTGGCCTGGTGCTCCTGAATGGTCCTTTCGATGTCGATCAAGGCAGCCTCCCTGCTTGCAGATGCTCCACAAAGGCGGACAAATCGGCGAATACCGGTACTTCTGGATGTTCCCTGGCCGACTCCTCGCCTTTGCCGGTACGCACCAGGGCCGGACGGCATCCCGCAGCCCGCGCGGCCAGCACATCCCGCCCGGCATCCCCGACGAACCAGGTGGTGGCCGGATCGAAGCCCCATTCGGCTTGGGCCCGAAGGATCAGACCGGGTTTGGGCTTGCGGCAGGAACAGGCCTCCGAGGCGAGGTGGGGGCAGAGGTAGATTTTTTCCAGGCTCCCCCCGGCCATCTTGCATTGTTCCTGCATGAAATGGTGGATTTTGTCCAGGTTTTCCGCCGAGAGCAGTCCCTTGCCGACACAGGCCTGGTTGGTGATCACCAGTACGGTGTATCCCAGACGATGCAGTTCGGCCAGGGCCGACAGCACGCCGGGCAGGAAGGCGAACTCCTCCAGGGAGAGGACGTAGTCGGGGCGGTCGCGATTGATGACGCCGTCGCGATCCAGCAGCACGATGGGTGGGGCTTTCGAGAGACCATCCATGGAAAAATTCTCGTTCGGGCCGGAGAAAGGTGGCATTATACCTCCGGCGTATCGATGTGGAAACCGGGGTTGGAGGTTCTTTGGAGGTTGTTCGCATGAGGCTTTCAAAGCGGTCTAAAATGTCATTGGTGCAGTTTTTTTTGAGATTTAATCGTCACGAGCAACAAATACTGTTTGAAAAACACGATATCCATGATGTATGGTATAGTTTTGATGTCATTCGCGAGTCTCTGGAGTCGGCATCGGAAGAGAGTATAACAAGTTTGCTTGATGAAATGTGCCGGACTCCGGTTTCCATGCGAAGATGCATGGACGATGATATATATTTTGAAAGATGGGGCGATCTGTGTCGCAATCTTGAGTTGGATGGTTATATTCGTCGAATAGATGAATGGGGTCATCCATCCGGCCCGTTTATTGCTAATGATCCTGCCCCGGCGGGGCAGGAGCCGTTGGAGGATCTCCTCACGGTCGAGTTCGACGAGTCTCATCTGAATGGAGCGGAGGATATCCTCGGGTTGTTGAGTAAGTCGGCGAAAGCTTACGTTCGAGGGGACCATAACGCCGCGCTCGTCAACGCACGGATTGCCTTGGAATCTACTGCCAGAGCATTGGCCGACTCTCCAACATCTCCCGATTCGATCAAATGGGGATCTATCTTATGCGATCTTAAGAGGAGGGATATGATCACGGATGAGCACGAAAAAGCCTTGGCGGGTGTTTATGGCATATTATCCAAAGCAGCCCATCATCATATGACGGAACAGGAATATGCCCGTTTTGGTCGCAGTCTCGCATGCTCTATGATATTCTTCCTGCTTAGAGTCAAGCTAAAGAGTAATTAAATGGATTTCGATGTCTATTGCGATGAAAGTCGCCCGGACCTGCTGACCTCCAGAAATTCCACGGGCCGATTCATGGTCATCGGTAGCCTGTGGCTGGAATCGTTCCGCCGAAAGGGTGCCAAGAGTGACATTCATGCTCTGCGAGACCTTCATCGGATTGGAGGAGAGTTCAAGT encodes:
- a CDS encoding type II toxin-antitoxin system HicB family antitoxin, with translation MWDYAIELTPAEEGGFVVTFPDLPPAITQGEDRDESLMRAKDALETALEMYIDTRRAIPLPSPANGRPTVCPDALICAKLALHQAMQEDGVHRTELAKRLHWHLPQVDRLLDLRHASRLDQIEMALAAMGRRVVVSVEAA
- a CDS encoding type II toxin-antitoxin system HicA family toxin: MNSNEFKRWLAQQGATFAPGRGSHLRVYLNGRMSILPMHSAELKKGTVEAIKKQLGLKQESA
- a CDS encoding OmpA family protein; its protein translation is MDKPNLTSEQDDHWIPLSDLMTGLMMFFMLLAVSFMVKVEADSDKIKRVAILYDQLRSDLYNDLDSEFRKDLGRWGAELDADLTVRFKEPEVLFDIGSAILKPRFTIILNEFFPRYVSILSSDKYRNSITEIRVEGHTSSSWGQDSATDYAYFKNMELSQSRTRSTLQYILQLPDALKEQDWLRRHLTANGLSSSKLIIGSDGKENSLRSQRVEFKIRTDADARIASILEVSR
- a CDS encoding HNH endonuclease; translated protein: MKLPDFIQDDALNGLRKKMGAPLGDFSLIAEKGFVLTCDEIIRLTTQGIEIPISEVKVLPDGTIAYKNSRIIIYIRDIVSFNNNNRGLPKFHIANCDTLEKMRSNDRFERYVVSTREDGLFVINVVQSNGMPIHREERLLVCQNCLTRLNWERFGFGMNKAARLDFVRRFSIAKFFERYKKTFILDTPASTDKDAPINNYPNDFYDIAERIKRVRGYCCEKCKINLIKHQRYLHAHHKNGQKNDSRPENIAVLCVACHAEEFGHAHIKNAPYYNDFLIMRESKPMKKIAPISSGNGNSPALVQSAKFVGWERAAREIANTHGLSVEDSRGAGGNFWVYLNSSDHPASDNLKSIGFSYSEKREGFWRKE
- a CDS encoding DUF5615 family PIN-like protein yields the protein MDTQLPVTLASLLSSLGHRADHLLGLGLAGTSDFAVWDYASVPLAIPIPYARTLHAFLSS
- a CDS encoding DUF433 domain-containing protein; amino-acid sequence: MSPLHRITADPGQCGGRPCLRGLRIRVKDILEMLASGMSAEEILADYPYLEAEDIVAALEYATRQIDYPILSVA
- a CDS encoding glycosyltransferase family 2 protein produces the protein MTRPPLSAVIICQNAATVLPPCLESLDFVDEILLVDSGSRDPTLEIAQRFGCRVEQHPWLGFGPQKHLAVSLARHDWVLCLDSDERVSPELRRAILDALDNPRFQAYRFPRRNRFLGRWLYHGEGYPDYNLRLFHRQKAQWTSHPVHEFVQPEAGVAVGVLKGDLLHESEQGIATYLDKQNRYTSLQAGILFEKGFRCRWHHLLLSPLVRFIKFALLRQGLRDGIPGLIHIGLGCLNTFVKYAKVLEREWNAKREGDS
- the waaC gene encoding lipopolysaccharide heptosyltransferase I; protein product: MRLLLVKISSMGDLLHCLPAVSDFRRAHPDAHLTWLCEPAYADIPRWHPGVDRVVEIPLRQWRRTPWESLRHGAPSRFLQALRQEPFDCIVDAQGLLKSALLARLARGINRWGPDESWVRERLALPFYRHRVACRAEDHVVLRLRRLLAGAGDYALPATPPVFGLDANRLPEAPLPVDQPFVMLLHGTAWSSKLWPEPFWGELARRCTVEGWRVLLPRGNAEEEARAHRLREAAGTGAVVLPPLSVGQLAALMVRAVGVVGLDSGLAHLATCLSVPAVTLFGATNPAYSGLPGNRQIHLQSSLDCAPCMLRRCPLPVSGPLHPPCFRSVSPDQVLRALKGVCR
- a CDS encoding lysophospholipid acyltransferase family protein, producing MTTLRHRLEGLFLSNAIAWLQRGSLESAFARTRRLARLSSLLLRSEWHWARTNPQLIFGNGLTGEGYSRLAALAVENIFLSHLEGVRVTDIRVRDEGAEHLLAAHARGRGVVACAVHLGSWEPGLRHVGSTLGLPLATVYRHANNPLAEALFTELRQPYGCTWIPRREPRAIVTALLKKQVLGLMVDINTREGGIVAPFLGVPALCPAGPARLAMRFQAPVVPLVCVREAPGEACLKVGEILEPPEKQAGEEEEHAFTARIQEAFTPWIVEYAEQYNWLHGRWRSRPDGRHLTRKDPVEALLRERTTPPLPLHPRVRRLLES